Proteins from a single region of Anastrepha ludens isolate Willacy chromosome 5, idAnaLude1.1, whole genome shotgun sequence:
- the LOC128862874 gene encoding cytochrome b-c1 complex subunit Rieske, mitochondrial yields MMNSVARVYLRAGGQTLPKVLKPAAVAFTQAERNGHTDLQVPDFSPYRRESVNTPNRKDDSAESRKAFSYMLIGTGAVGSAYAAKGLVTAFVSSMSATADVLAMAKIEIKLSDIPEGKSVTFKWRGKPLFIRHRTASEIQTERSVAVSTLRDPQGDDQRVLKPEWLVVIGVCTHLGCVPIANAGDFGGYYCPCHGSHYDASGRIRKGPAPLNLEVPTHVFPDDGTLVVG; encoded by the exons atgatgaACAGCGTAGCACGTGTTTATTTACGCGCTGGGGGCCAAACGCTTCCCAAAGTTCTGAAACCTGCAGCAGTTGCCTTCACTCAGG CCGAACGTAATGGACACACCGACTTGCAGGTACCAGACTTCTCACCTTACCGCCGTGAGTCTGTAAATACACCCAATCGCAAAGATGACTCCGCCGAGAGCCGCAAAGCATTCTCTTACATGTTAATTGGTACTGGTGCTGTTGGCAGTGCATACGCAGCTAAGGGACTCGTAACAGCGTTCGTGAGCTCGATGAGCGCAACTGCTGATGTTTTGGCCATGGCAAAGATTGAAATCAAGCTTAGCGATATTCCAGAAGGCAAGTCTGTTACATTTAAATGGCGTGGCAAACCTTTGTTTATTCGCCACCGTACCGCTAGTGAAATTCAAACCGAGCGCTCTGTTGCTGTATCGACCCTGCGTGATCCTCAAGGCGATGAT CAACGCGTTCTCAAACCTGAATGGTTGGTCGTAATCGGTGTTTGTACACATTTGGGCTGCGTACCAATTGCTAACGCTGGCGACTTCGGCGGTTACTATTGTCCTTGCCATGGTTCTCACTATGACGCTTCTGGACGCATTCGCAAAGGGCCGGCTCCATTGAACTTGGAAGTGCCAACTCACGTATTCCCTGATGACGGCACTTTGGTCGTTGGTTAA